The Bifidobacterium eulemuris genome includes a window with the following:
- the ybeY gene encoding rRNA maturation RNase YbeY: protein MSVEVTNETSWTIDPKAFSELGLWVLDQMRVSTQSDLTIMFVDPDPIAELHMRWMNLEGPTDVMSFPMDELRPGDGKTVMEGILGDIIICPWVAAQQAAAAGHSTMQEMMLLTIHGILHLLGYDHVTEEQERQMFGLQRQLLLTFFAVRPSGIQQAVLPAGTPDLLAAWDAEHGGGRQLGH from the coding sequence ATGAGCGTGGAAGTGACCAATGAGACCTCATGGACCATCGATCCCAAAGCGTTCTCCGAACTGGGATTGTGGGTGCTCGACCAGATGCGTGTGAGCACGCAGTCCGATCTGACCATCATGTTCGTCGACCCCGATCCGATCGCCGAACTGCATATGCGGTGGATGAACCTCGAAGGCCCCACCGATGTGATGAGCTTCCCGATGGACGAGCTGCGGCCCGGCGACGGCAAAACCGTGATGGAGGGCATTCTCGGCGACATCATCATCTGCCCGTGGGTGGCCGCCCAACAGGCCGCCGCCGCGGGGCACAGCACCATGCAGGAGATGATGCTGCTCACCATCCACGGCATCCTGCATCTGCTCGGCTACGACCACGTGACCGAGGAGCAGGAGCGTCAGATGTTCGGCCTGCAGCGTCAACTGCTGCTCACCTTCTTCGCGGTGCGCCCTTCGGGCATCCAACAGGCGGTGCTGCCGGCCGGCACGCCGGATCTGCTCGCCGCATGGGACGCCGAACACGGCGGCGGCCGGCAGCTCGGCCACTGA